In a genomic window of Nodosilinea sp. E11:
- a CDS encoding isoprenyl transferase, with amino-acid sequence MTTKPVVRYALPADLKPDRLPQHVAVIMDGNGRWAKRRGLPRIMGHRRGVDTLKILLRCCRDWGIGALTAYAFSTENWGRPVEEVDFLMALFERVLRQELLEMMEENVRIRFVGNLAALPSSLQSEIHQAVTQTQGNHGIEFTVATNYGGRQEIVQACRAIATQVQKGELNPSEIDEALFSRHLYTSEISDPDLLIRTSGEMRISNFLLWQLAYAEIYVTDTLWPDFDTSEFHRAIYAYQQRDRRFGKVKS; translated from the coding sequence ATGACCACCAAGCCTGTTGTTCGCTATGCTCTGCCCGCCGACCTCAAGCCCGATCGCCTACCCCAGCACGTAGCGGTAATTATGGATGGCAACGGGCGCTGGGCCAAACGTCGGGGGCTACCGCGCATTATGGGCCACCGCCGGGGGGTAGACACCCTCAAAATTTTGCTGCGCTGCTGTCGTGACTGGGGCATCGGGGCGCTGACGGCCTACGCGTTCTCCACCGAAAATTGGGGTCGCCCGGTTGAAGAGGTCGATTTTTTGATGGCGCTGTTTGAGCGGGTCCTGCGTCAGGAACTGCTGGAAATGATGGAAGAGAATGTGCGGATTCGCTTTGTGGGCAATCTGGCGGCGCTCCCCTCATCGCTACAAAGCGAGATTCACCAAGCGGTTACCCAAACCCAAGGCAACCACGGCATTGAGTTTACGGTGGCCACTAACTATGGGGGCCGACAGGAGATTGTGCAGGCTTGCCGAGCGATCGCAACTCAAGTGCAGAAGGGCGAACTCAATCCCAGCGAGATTGATGAGGCGCTGTTTAGCCGCCATCTCTACACCTCTGAGATCAGCGATCCTGACCTGCTGATTCGCACGAGCGGCGAAATGCGAATCAGCAATTTTTTGCTGTGGCAGCTGGCCTACGCGGAGATCTATGTCACCGATACGCTCTGGCCCGACTTTGATACCTCGGAGTTTCACCGGGCGATCTATGCCTACCAGCAGCGCGATCGCCGGTTTGGCAAGGTAAAAAGCTAA
- the cdaA gene encoding diadenylate cyclase CdaA, with the protein MIYLWEQWLTNLDQVRFVLQALDIALVLLLSYVVLVIIGEKRTLWMVRGLIFLMLAAALSKFLGLALLGFVLDKLVIGSAVAMAFMLQGEFRRLLELLGQGRVWELLSPSHETMPQPDNVIDEIVDAVKELSQNRTGALLILEIDKPIDERDFTVPGVRINAEVSKELIQTIFQTSTLLHDGAMLVRGARIAAAGVILPISERVASRQLGTRHRAAMGITERVEHCLCVVVSEETGSISLAEGGILDRPLTSSRLRSILRSKFSKSVDREAVAPQLRSLGRRLGSLGVTYVLRLFRLSSSSPREKK; encoded by the coding sequence ATGATCTACCTCTGGGAGCAATGGCTAACAAACCTAGACCAGGTTAGGTTCGTGCTACAGGCGCTAGATATTGCGCTGGTCTTGCTGCTCAGCTACGTGGTGCTGGTGATCATCGGCGAGAAACGCACGCTGTGGATGGTGCGGGGGCTGATTTTTTTGATGCTGGCAGCGGCGCTGAGCAAGTTTCTAGGGTTAGCCCTGCTGGGTTTTGTGCTCGACAAGCTCGTGATCGGCTCGGCTGTAGCTATGGCCTTTATGCTCCAGGGTGAGTTTCGGCGGCTGCTCGAGCTATTGGGTCAGGGGCGGGTGTGGGAGTTACTTAGCCCCTCCCACGAGACCATGCCCCAGCCTGACAACGTGATTGACGAAATTGTCGATGCGGTGAAAGAACTGTCGCAAAACCGCACCGGGGCGCTGTTGATTCTTGAGATCGACAAGCCGATCGATGAGCGCGACTTTACGGTGCCGGGGGTACGGATCAATGCTGAGGTCTCAAAGGAACTCATTCAAACGATTTTTCAGACCAGCACCCTGCTCCACGACGGGGCTATGCTGGTGCGCGGCGCGCGAATTGCGGCAGCGGGGGTGATCTTGCCTATTTCTGAGCGGGTGGCCTCGCGACAGCTAGGCACCCGCCACCGAGCAGCGATGGGGATTACCGAACGGGTAGAGCATTGTCTTTGTGTTGTGGTATCTGAAGAAACAGGCTCTATTTCACTAGCGGAAGGCGGTATTCTAGATCGGCCTCTGACCAGCAGCCGCCTGCGCAGTATTCTGCGGTCTAAGTTTTCGAAGTCGGTCGATCGCGAGGCAGTAGCTCCCCAACTCAGAAGCCTGGGTCGGCGGCTGGGCAGCCTTGGAGTGACCTACGTGCTGCGCTTGTTTCGTCTATCTTCATCGTCTCCCCGAGAGAAAAAATGA
- the lysA gene encoding diaminopimelate decarboxylase — protein sequence MVSTSSVPASMADSRQYLPPTGDSSLSPNQLLLPITATTTPTDHLSVGGCDVVDLVEQFGSPLYILDDHTLRTACRQYRQGFERYYPGEALVLYASKAWSCMAVCAVVTDEGLGIDVVSAGELLTATEAGASADKIYFHGNNKSFEELTLAVEVGCRIVVDNWLELKSLGEIATQQGKTVPILLRVTPGIECHTHEYIRTGHLDSKFGFDPDQIEAVFEFLAGQPQIQALGVHAHIGSQIFELTPHTDLGDVMAQWVVTAQRYGLTLTELDVGGGLGIRYTEGDDPPSIDTWVKTVCESVIAACEARNIPLPRLLCEPGRSLIGSACVTAYRVGSQKEIPGLRTYASVDGGMSDNPRPITYQSVYRALVANRMTAPLSETITLAGKHCESGDILIKDAALPELKSGDVITIAGTGAYNYSMASNYNRVPRPAAVLVAEGDATLIIRRETVADLLRQDCLPETLRPQAKST from the coding sequence ATGGTTTCGACTTCTTCTGTACCGGCATCGATGGCCGATAGCCGTCAGTACCTGCCCCCCACTGGCGATAGCTCCCTATCGCCCAACCAGCTGTTGCTGCCGATCACCGCTACGACTACCCCCACCGACCATCTCAGTGTGGGTGGCTGCGATGTGGTCGATCTCGTCGAGCAGTTTGGGTCGCCGCTCTATATTCTCGATGACCATACCCTGCGCACCGCTTGTCGCCAGTACCGCCAGGGGTTTGAGCGCTACTACCCCGGCGAGGCGCTGGTGCTTTACGCCTCTAAGGCCTGGAGCTGCATGGCGGTGTGTGCCGTGGTTACCGACGAAGGCTTGGGCATCGACGTCGTGTCGGCAGGAGAACTACTGACTGCCACTGAAGCTGGCGCGTCTGCGGACAAGATTTATTTTCACGGCAACAACAAGTCTTTTGAGGAGCTGACGCTGGCCGTAGAGGTCGGCTGCCGTATCGTGGTGGACAACTGGCTAGAGCTCAAGTCTCTGGGCGAAATTGCCACTCAGCAGGGCAAAACCGTGCCCATTTTGCTGCGGGTCACCCCCGGCATTGAGTGCCATACCCACGAATACATTCGCACGGGCCACCTTGACAGCAAGTTTGGCTTCGACCCCGACCAGATTGAAGCCGTGTTTGAGTTCCTCGCCGGCCAGCCCCAGATCCAGGCCTTAGGAGTTCATGCCCACATTGGCTCCCAAATTTTTGAGCTGACCCCCCACACCGATCTAGGTGACGTTATGGCCCAGTGGGTGGTCACCGCCCAGCGCTATGGACTCACCCTCACCGAGCTCGATGTGGGCGGCGGCCTGGGCATTCGCTACACCGAGGGCGATGACCCGCCGAGCATAGACACTTGGGTAAAAACCGTGTGCGAGAGCGTTATAGCGGCCTGTGAGGCCAGAAACATACCGTTGCCCAGGCTGCTGTGTGAACCGGGGCGATCGCTCATTGGTTCCGCCTGCGTCACCGCCTACCGGGTCGGTAGCCAGAAAGAAATTCCTGGACTGCGCACCTACGCCTCGGTAGACGGGGGCATGTCTGACAACCCACGCCCGATTACCTACCAGTCGGTCTACCGGGCGCTAGTCGCCAACCGCATGACCGCGCCCCTCAGTGAAACCATCACCCTAGCCGGTAAGCATTGCGAGTCAGGGGATATTCTAATTAAGGACGCGGCTCTACCCGAGTTGAAAAGCGGGGATGTGATTACTATTGCGGGCACAGGTGCCTACAATTACAGCATGGCTTCGAACTATAACCGGGTGCCTCGGCCAGCGGCAGTGCTGGTGGCCGAGGGCGACGCTACCCTGATTATTCGCCGGGAAACTGTGGCCGATCTGCTTCGGCAAGATTGTCTACCCGAAACTCTACGGCCCCAGGCGAAGTCTACCTAA
- the rimI gene encoding ribosomal protein S18-alanine N-acetyltransferase — MGYLSCQPPSHNDIAALVALDQRTLGGLWSAEGYGRELDSPNSCLLMLVHSPQGSQTGAANLSTASMASPQLSMTPTPLDSVDPDALFDSSSPEMPTLMGLGCYWAILDEAHITVLAIDPRYQRRGLGQWLLVNLLEDACDRALTRATLEVRPSNSRALALYESFGFDTLGRRRRYYSNGEDALILWQNSLKTAEYRDQLHQRRTLASSRLHRQGWQISNEKKIG; from the coding sequence GTGGGCTATCTTTCCTGTCAACCACCCAGCCATAACGATATTGCTGCTTTGGTGGCGCTCGACCAGCGCACCCTAGGGGGCTTGTGGTCGGCGGAGGGCTATGGCCGCGAACTAGATAGCCCCAATAGCTGCCTGCTGATGCTGGTGCATAGTCCTCAGGGTAGTCAAACGGGTGCTGCCAATCTATCGACAGCTTCGATGGCCAGCCCCCAACTATCTATGACCCCGACACCTTTGGATTCAGTGGATCCAGATGCTTTATTCGACTCTTCCAGCCCCGAAATGCCTACGCTGATGGGGTTGGGCTGCTACTGGGCGATTTTAGATGAAGCCCATATCACGGTGTTGGCGATTGATCCCCGCTACCAGCGGCGGGGGTTGGGGCAGTGGTTGCTGGTGAATTTGCTCGAAGATGCCTGCGATCGCGCCCTAACCCGCGCTACGTTGGAGGTACGCCCTTCCAATAGCCGGGCGTTGGCCCTCTACGAAAGCTTTGGTTTTGATACCCTAGGCCGCCGACGTCGCTACTACAGCAATGGCGAAGATGCCCTGATTCTCTGGCAAAATTCCCTGAAAACTGCCGAATACCGCGATCAACTCCATCAGCGACGCACCCTGGCTAGCAGCCGTTTACACCGCCAGGGATGGCAGATTAGTAATGAAAAAAAGATCGGTTAA
- a CDS encoding ATP-dependent Clp protease ATP-binding subunit yields the protein MFERFTEKAIKVIMLAQEEARRLGHNFVGTEQILLGLIGEGTGVAAKVLKSMGVNLKDARIEVEKIIGRGSGFVAVEIPFTPRAKRVLELSLEEARQLGHNYIGTEHLLLGLIREGEGVAARVLENLGVDLSKVRTQVIRMLGETAEVSAGSSGGRTKTPTLDEFGSNLTQMAADGKLDPVVGRQKEIERVIQILGRRTKNNPVLIGEPGVGKTAIAEGLAQRIGNGDVPDILEDRRVVTLDIGLLVAGTKYRGEFEERLKKIMDEIRTAGNVILVIDEVHTLIGAGAAEGAIDAANILKPALARGELQCIGATTLDEYRKHIERDAALERRFQPVMVGEPSVDETIEILHGLRDRYEQHHKLKIADEALEAAAKLSDRYIADRFLPDKAIDLIDEAGSRVRLINSQLPPAAKELDRELRQVLKDKDNAVRSQDFDKAGELRDREMEIKAEIRAIAQNKVTEDAGGEDMPVVGEEDIAHIVASWTGVPVSKLTESESEKLLHMEDTLHQRLIGQDEAVKAISRAIRRARVGLKNPNRPIASFVFSGPTGVGKTELAKSLAAYFFGSEDSMIRLDMSEFMERHTVSKLIGSPPGYVGYNEGGQLTEAVRRRPYTVVLFDEIEKAHPDVFNMLLQILEDGRLTDAKGRTVDFKNTLLIMTSNIGSKVIEKGGGGLGFEFEQDQAESQYNRIRSLVNEELKQYFRPEFLNRLDEIIVFRQLTKDEVKEISDILLKEVFARLTEKNIHLQVTERFKERLVEEGYNPSYGARPLRRAIMRLLEDTLAEEILSGRLGDGDTATVDVDDTGKVTIQAEQRRELISAES from the coding sequence ATGTTTGAACGCTTCACAGAAAAAGCAATCAAGGTCATCATGCTGGCGCAGGAGGAAGCTCGTCGGTTAGGCCACAACTTTGTGGGCACCGAGCAAATTCTCCTGGGGTTAATTGGGGAAGGCACGGGCGTAGCCGCCAAGGTCTTGAAGTCGATGGGCGTCAATCTTAAGGATGCGCGCATCGAAGTTGAAAAGATTATTGGTCGTGGCTCCGGCTTCGTAGCCGTTGAAATTCCTTTTACCCCCCGAGCCAAGCGTGTGCTTGAACTCTCCCTGGAAGAGGCTCGTCAGCTCGGCCACAACTATATTGGCACCGAGCACCTGCTCCTAGGGTTGATCCGCGAAGGCGAGGGGGTCGCGGCCCGCGTTCTCGAAAACCTGGGCGTTGACCTGTCTAAGGTGCGCACCCAGGTGATTCGCATGCTGGGTGAGACGGCAGAGGTGTCTGCCGGAAGCAGTGGTGGTCGCACCAAGACCCCCACCCTAGACGAATTTGGCTCTAACCTGACTCAAATGGCCGCCGACGGCAAGCTGGATCCAGTGGTGGGTCGTCAGAAAGAAATTGAGCGGGTGATTCAAATCCTCGGTCGCCGCACCAAAAACAACCCGGTGCTCATTGGCGAACCTGGTGTGGGTAAAACCGCGATCGCCGAGGGGCTGGCCCAGCGCATTGGCAATGGTGATGTGCCCGACATCCTCGAAGATCGCCGCGTGGTCACCCTCGACATTGGCCTGCTGGTGGCGGGTACCAAGTACCGGGGTGAGTTTGAAGAGCGCTTGAAGAAAATCATGGATGAGATCCGCACGGCGGGCAATGTCATCCTGGTGATCGACGAAGTCCACACCCTGATTGGGGCGGGGGCTGCCGAAGGGGCAATCGACGCCGCCAACATTCTCAAGCCCGCCCTGGCTAGAGGCGAGCTTCAGTGCATTGGGGCCACCACCCTCGATGAGTACCGCAAGCACATCGAGCGCGACGCCGCCCTAGAGCGCCGTTTCCAGCCGGTGATGGTGGGCGAACCCAGTGTCGATGAGACCATCGAGATTCTTCATGGTCTGCGCGATCGCTACGAACAGCACCACAAGCTCAAGATTGCCGACGAAGCGCTAGAAGCCGCGGCCAAGCTCTCCGATCGCTACATTGCCGACCGCTTTCTGCCCGACAAGGCCATCGACCTAATCGATGAAGCCGGTTCCCGCGTGCGCCTGATCAACTCCCAGCTGCCCCCGGCAGCGAAGGAGCTCGATCGCGAACTGCGCCAGGTGCTCAAAGACAAAGACAACGCCGTGCGCTCCCAAGACTTTGACAAAGCTGGGGAACTGCGCGATCGCGAGATGGAGATCAAGGCCGAAATTCGGGCGATCGCTCAGAACAAGGTTACCGAAGACGCCGGGGGCGAAGACATGCCCGTGGTCGGTGAAGAAGACATCGCCCACATCGTCGCCTCCTGGACTGGGGTACCGGTGAGCAAGCTCACCGAGTCTGAGTCTGAGAAGCTGTTGCACATGGAAGACACCCTGCACCAGCGGTTAATTGGCCAAGACGAAGCGGTTAAGGCCATCTCCCGCGCCATCCGTCGTGCCCGAGTCGGCCTCAAAAACCCCAACCGGCCCATCGCCAGCTTTGTCTTCTCTGGCCCCACTGGGGTTGGTAAGACCGAGCTAGCCAAGTCTCTGGCGGCCTACTTCTTCGGCTCCGAAGACTCGATGATTCGCCTAGACATGTCTGAGTTTATGGAGCGCCACACGGTTTCCAAGCTGATTGGCTCGCCCCCGGGCTACGTGGGTTACAACGAAGGTGGTCAGCTGACCGAAGCCGTGCGTCGTCGGCCCTATACTGTGGTGCTGTTCGACGAGATTGAGAAGGCTCACCCCGACGTCTTCAACATGCTGCTGCAAATCCTTGAAGACGGTCGCCTGACCGATGCCAAGGGCCGCACAGTCGACTTCAAAAACACCCTGCTGATCATGACCTCGAACATCGGCTCCAAGGTGATCGAGAAGGGTGGCGGCGGTCTCGGCTTCGAGTTTGAGCAAGACCAGGCCGAATCGCAGTACAACCGCATCCGCTCCTTGGTGAACGAAGAACTCAAGCAGTACTTCCGCCCTGAGTTCCTCAACCGCCTCGACGAAATCATCGTCTTCCGTCAGCTCACCAAGGACGAGGTCAAAGAGATCTCCGACATCCTGCTCAAGGAGGTGTTTGCTCGTTTGACCGAGAAGAATATTCATCTTCAGGTCACCGAGCGCTTCAAGGAGCGATTAGTAGAAGAGGGCTACAACCCCAGCTACGGGGCACGGCCCTTACGTCGGGCGATTATGCGCCTGCTCGAAGATACCCTGGCCGAGGAGATTCTCTCTGGCCGTCTAGGGGATGGCGACACAGCCACCGTCGATGTCGACGATACTGGCAAGGTCACCATTCAAGCCGAGCAGCGCCGCGAACTGATCTCCGCCGAAAGCTAA
- the rlmD gene encoding 23S rRNA (uracil(1939)-C(5))-methyltransferase RlmD — MTVDQWQQGETIDLEITDLSSSGDGLGRWQERVVFVPDTVPGDTVRARLVQAKPTFGRAKVRQLLSPSADRVRAACIVADKCGGCQWQSVSYPAQLAAKQQQVVDAFTRIGGFEQPNVLPILGSDAPLSYRNKATYPLGRSPEGQVKAGYFRQGSHKLVNLNQCPVQDDRLDPLLAEVKRDIQDRGWSIYNETKHQGRLRHLSLRVGRRTGQQLLTLVSTAPNLKDIELQAQEWRERYPDLVGVCVNLNPDKTNAIFGAETLVIDGIPYIEEIFAGLRFRIHATTFFQVNTEQAEQILQVILDELQLTGSETLIDAYCGVGTLTLPLAQVAKRCLGLEVQAEAVAQGLANAGLNGIDNVEFRAGDVGALLPVAAASLSDPLDIVVLDPPRKGCDRTVLDALIELRPPRIVYMSCDPATLARDLKILRDEGGYNLVKAQPADFFPQTPHVECVAFLVA, encoded by the coding sequence ATGACCGTGGACCAGTGGCAGCAGGGGGAAACAATTGATCTGGAGATTACTGACCTGAGTAGCAGCGGTGACGGTCTTGGCCGCTGGCAGGAGCGGGTGGTGTTTGTCCCCGATACCGTGCCGGGCGACACCGTTCGTGCGCGGTTGGTACAGGCTAAGCCCACCTTTGGTCGAGCTAAGGTGAGGCAATTGTTGTCTCCATCTGCCGATCGCGTGCGGGCAGCCTGCATTGTGGCCGATAAGTGCGGCGGCTGCCAGTGGCAGTCGGTGAGCTACCCGGCGCAACTGGCGGCCAAACAGCAACAGGTGGTCGATGCCTTTACGCGTATCGGTGGCTTTGAACAGCCCAACGTGCTGCCGATCTTAGGCTCTGATGCCCCGCTGAGCTACCGCAACAAAGCCACCTACCCCCTGGGGCGATCGCCCGAAGGCCAGGTTAAGGCCGGTTACTTTCGCCAGGGCAGCCACAAGCTGGTAAATCTCAACCAGTGCCCCGTACAGGATGATCGGCTCGACCCGTTGCTGGCCGAGGTCAAACGCGATATTCAAGACCGGGGCTGGTCGATCTACAACGAGACTAAGCACCAGGGACGACTGCGTCACCTGTCACTGCGGGTGGGGCGTCGCACCGGTCAACAATTGCTGACGCTGGTATCGACTGCCCCTAACCTCAAAGATATTGAGCTCCAGGCCCAGGAGTGGCGAGAGCGCTACCCGGACCTGGTCGGTGTGTGCGTCAACCTCAACCCCGACAAGACTAACGCCATTTTTGGGGCCGAAACCCTGGTGATCGATGGCATACCCTACATCGAGGAGATCTTTGCCGGGCTGCGGTTCCGCATTCATGCCACTACATTTTTTCAGGTCAACACCGAGCAGGCTGAGCAGATTCTCCAGGTCATTTTAGACGAGCTACAGCTCACGGGTAGCGAAACTCTAATTGATGCCTACTGTGGCGTGGGTACCCTCACGCTGCCCTTAGCCCAGGTGGCGAAGCGCTGTTTGGGCCTAGAGGTCCAGGCTGAGGCCGTGGCCCAGGGCCTAGCCAATGCGGGGCTGAATGGCATTGACAATGTCGAGTTTCGAGCCGGAGATGTGGGTGCTTTGCTGCCAGTCGCCGCTGCTAGTTTGAGCGATCCACTAGATATTGTGGTGCTTGACCCGCCGCGCAAGGGCTGCGATCGCACCGTTCTGGATGCTCTAATTGAACTGCGGCCTCCCCGCATCGTCTACATGAGCTGCGACCCCGCGACTCTAGCCCGAGATCTCAAAATTCTGCGGGACGAGGGCGGCTACAACCTGGTCAAAGCCCAGCCCGCCGACTTCTTTCCCCAGACCCCCCACGTAGAATGCGTCGCATTTCTGGTAGCGTAA
- the lpxD gene encoding UDP-3-O-(3-hydroxymyristoyl)glucosamine N-acyltransferase: MKFSTIADKIQIAVASSLTVNPGYDPDIAGVAAVDQAAAGALSYIEGDKFAAFVATTQATALILPQNPVLQAQATERGLAWLSAADPRLAFARAIALFYTPYQPAPGVHPTAVIDPSVICGAEVAIGANAVIQAGVHLGDGVCIHPNVVVYPEARVGDRTVLHANCVIHERVQIGTDCTIHSGAVIGAEGFGFVPTAAGWEKMDQSGYVVIEDGVRVGSNTTIDRPAVGTTRVGRGTKLDNLVHIAHGCQVGAGVAMAAQVGMAGGVTIGDRVILAGQVGIANQATIGDGAIATAKAGIHGDVAPGEIVTGVPALPHRVFLKASAVYRRLPEMYKTLQRLQKHLP, translated from the coding sequence ATGAAGTTCAGCACCATTGCCGACAAAATTCAGATTGCCGTTGCCTCTAGCTTGACGGTCAACCCTGGCTACGATCCCGACATTGCTGGGGTTGCTGCTGTCGATCAGGCTGCGGCTGGCGCGCTGAGCTACATCGAAGGAGACAAGTTCGCTGCTTTTGTGGCTACCACCCAGGCCACGGCTCTGATTTTGCCCCAAAACCCAGTCTTGCAGGCCCAGGCCACCGAGAGGGGCCTAGCCTGGCTCAGTGCTGCTGATCCGCGTTTGGCCTTCGCCCGCGCCATTGCCCTGTTCTATACCCCCTACCAGCCCGCCCCTGGGGTTCACCCTACCGCCGTTATCGATCCCAGTGTTATCTGCGGAGCCGAGGTCGCGATAGGGGCCAACGCGGTTATTCAGGCTGGGGTACACCTGGGCGATGGGGTTTGTATTCACCCCAATGTGGTGGTCTATCCAGAGGCGCGGGTCGGCGATCGCACTGTGCTCCATGCCAACTGTGTGATCCATGAGCGGGTGCAGATTGGTACCGACTGCACCATTCACAGCGGTGCGGTGATTGGGGCCGAAGGCTTTGGCTTTGTGCCCACAGCCGCAGGGTGGGAAAAAATGGATCAGTCGGGCTATGTGGTGATTGAGGATGGTGTGCGGGTGGGCAGCAACACGACCATCGATCGCCCCGCCGTCGGCACCACCCGCGTGGGTCGTGGCACCAAGCTCGACAACCTGGTGCATATTGCCCACGGCTGCCAGGTCGGTGCTGGGGTGGCGATGGCGGCCCAGGTAGGCATGGCGGGCGGGGTCACCATTGGCGATCGCGTGATTTTGGCCGGACAGGTGGGCATTGCCAACCAGGCTACTATCGGCGATGGCGCGATCGCTACCGCTAAAGCAGGCATCCATGGCGATGTTGCCCCCGGCGAAATCGTCACTGGCGTGCCGGCCCTACCCCACAGAGTCTTTCTTAAGGCCTCGGCAGTGTATCGTCGCCTGCCGGAGATGTATAAAACGCTCCAGCGGCTGCAAAAGCACCTGCCCTAG
- the lexA gene encoding transcriptional repressor LexA: MESLTTAQQELYDWLIEYIRTNQHSPSIRQMMRAMNLRSPAPIQSRLEHLKNKGYIEWSEGKARTIRVRDDLRGVPILGTIAAGFVNEAFTDSVERLDLNGLPLQSGDYALKVTGDSMVEAMIQDGDVVIMRPVKDPHGIREGTIVAARVETGTTLKSFHRQGNQVQLKPANPNYPIMEFPAELVDVQGRLVAVWRGIDPDFTI, translated from the coding sequence ATGGAATCCCTAACAACCGCTCAACAGGAGCTATACGACTGGCTGATTGAGTATATTCGTACCAACCAGCACTCTCCTTCTATTCGGCAAATGATGCGGGCCATGAATTTGCGCTCTCCTGCCCCAATTCAAAGTCGTTTAGAGCACTTAAAAAATAAGGGGTATATCGAATGGAGCGAGGGTAAAGCCCGCACCATTCGAGTCCGGGATGACCTGCGCGGAGTACCCATTTTAGGCACCATTGCCGCTGGCTTTGTCAATGAAGCCTTTACCGATAGCGTCGAGCGTCTCGACCTCAACGGATTACCTCTACAGTCGGGTGATTATGCCCTAAAGGTTACCGGAGACAGCATGGTTGAGGCCATGATTCAAGATGGGGATGTGGTCATCATGCGCCCGGTCAAAGATCCCCATGGTATTCGGGAGGGCACTATCGTTGCTGCTCGGGTAGAAACTGGTACCACGCTCAAGTCATTCCATCGCCAAGGCAACCAGGTGCAACTCAAACCCGCTAACCCCAATTACCCAATCATGGAGTTCCCGGCAGAGCTAGTAGACGTCCAGGGACGCCTGGTGGCAGTATGGCGCGGCATTGACCCAGACTTTACCATTTAG
- the rpoD gene encoding RNA polymerase sigma factor RpoD gives MTQANHLLGTIDPDTELDLLIDGNDSDENFVAQDDEAGADEKAPKGKATRRRAQTKKRHYTEDSIRLYLQEIGRIRLLRAEEEIELARKIADLLKLERIQDELFDSLEREPSDIEWAAAVSQDEGANYTLASFRHRLHIGRRAKDKMVQSNLRLVVSIAKKYMNRGLSFQDLIQEGSLGLIRAAEKFDHEKGYKFSTYATWWIRQAITRAIADQSRTIRLPVHLYETISRIKKTTKLLSQELGRKPTEEEIATRMEMTIEKLRFIAKSAQLPISLETPIGKEEDSRLGDFIESDGETPEDQVSKSLLREDLESVLGTLSPRERDVLRLRYGLDDGRMKTLEEIGQIFNVTRERIRQIEAKALRKLRHPNRNSILKEYIR, from the coding sequence ATGACCCAAGCAAATCATCTGCTCGGCACCATCGACCCTGACACTGAACTCGATCTACTGATCGACGGTAACGATAGTGACGAGAATTTTGTTGCTCAAGATGACGAGGCCGGCGCGGATGAAAAAGCGCCGAAGGGGAAAGCAACCCGCCGCCGAGCTCAAACCAAAAAGCGCCACTACACTGAAGATTCCATTCGGCTTTACCTGCAAGAGATTGGTCGGATTCGGCTACTGCGTGCCGAAGAAGAAATTGAACTAGCCCGTAAAATTGCTGATTTACTTAAGCTAGAGCGCATTCAAGACGAACTGTTTGACTCGCTCGAGCGCGAACCCTCTGATATTGAGTGGGCCGCTGCCGTAAGCCAAGACGAGGGCGCAAACTACACCCTGGCTAGCTTCCGCCATCGCCTGCACATTGGTCGCCGGGCCAAGGACAAAATGGTTCAATCGAACCTGCGTCTAGTGGTTTCGATCGCCAAAAAGTACATGAACCGTGGCCTTTCCTTCCAAGATTTGATTCAAGAAGGCAGCCTGGGCCTCATCCGCGCCGCTGAAAAGTTTGACCACGAAAAGGGCTATAAATTCTCGACCTACGCTACCTGGTGGATTCGCCAGGCGATCACCCGAGCGATCGCCGATCAGTCTCGCACCATTCGCCTGCCGGTGCACCTGTACGAAACCATCTCTCGGATCAAAAAGACCACTAAGCTCCTTTCTCAAGAGCTAGGCCGCAAGCCTACCGAGGAAGAAATCGCTACCCGCATGGAAATGACCATTGAGAAGCTGCGGTTTATTGCCAAATCGGCCCAGCTACCCATTTCCCTCGAAACCCCTATCGGTAAAGAAGAAGATTCTCGCCTCGGGGACTTTATTGAATCCGATGGCGAAACTCCTGAAGACCAGGTTTCTAAGAGTCTGCTGCGGGAAGATCTAGAAAGCGTACTAGGCACCCTCAGCCCTCGGGAACGCGATGTGTTACGTCTGCGCTATGGCCTAGACGATGGCCGGATGAAGACTCTAGAAGAAATTGGTCAGATCTTCAACGTCACCCGCGAGCGTATTCGCCAAATTGAAGCTAAAGCATTGCGCAAACTACGCCATCCCAACCGCAATAGCATCTTGAAGGAATACATTCGCTAA